The Alnus glutinosa chromosome 3, dhAlnGlut1.1, whole genome shotgun sequence nucleotide sequence ATGAAGTTagatcataaattaataagataaaaaaCACAGCATTAATATCTCCAGCATTGATGCTGTAGGAGCTCTCTTTGTGCCTACTACGAAAGATTAATAGTAAACTGCCGTTTTTGCTACTCGACAACTCTGCTGCCAACATCAAAGCATTGATAATGCGGGCAAAATATCTTTGGGGCCATCccatttataaattataattaatggcCTTATAGCAAcagacaagaaaagaaagtgaCAATGCAAGAAGGATCAGTGATACTTATCttacttgttttctttttcttttctttttttggttgaaaaaatctCTGCTTTAAAATCATCTTTTTCTACACTAACAGAAACAACAAAACACCTGCAACAGAAATCTCGAGTGCTTATTACATAAAACAGAAATTCCAACTCCCTAAAAACTTTTCTGTTCCCACTGATCTACATCATATTAGCTTCCGATCTCAacctgaaaataaataataataaaagggtGTATATATGGACTATGAAGTTATGTGTCTATGACGCTATCACCCAATTTCTTTGACAACAGATAGGCCTATGCTCACGTCGCTGACGGAGATCTTGTAGGAGGATTTGAGTCTCACTTGGGTCACTATTGCAGCAATGCCTATAAGATGCGAGCATTTGCTTGGTAGAAGTTTCTATTTCTCTTGCTTCATCCAAAACAATCTGTCGGTTCCGGCACTCTATACTGCAAAAGCCTTGGTCGCCCCTGCATTAACAACTAATATTAGCTCTAACAATATACATAATACACTCCTAACCAAGAAGATATTGATGGGTTTACCTGTACATGTACACATCTTTATCAGGGCTTAATTTCTTGTTGCATAATTGACATGTTTTCAGAAAGCAAGACTCGACAGGTTTGGACGTCTGAAGATGATGATGCCCTTGAGAGGTGCGCTGGCAGCTCCTCAACGCGGATTTCACTAGGATATTGGATTCACCATGTGAAATCTGTACAAGGATTCGCAGCCCAACAGGTAATGATTCCTTGTTACTTATGCTCTTTTTATCTTCCAATTTGAAGGGGCTCTTGACCCTTGCAAGCATCGtggcttagagagagagagatagagaggaattTGGTGAGAGTTCTGCAGTAAAGGAGTGATATATAGGATATTTGAAGGCACTTTGTCCACAGTTAACCACAGGAGAAAAATAATGTCCAAGGAGAGTGAAAACCACAGCTTTCACCGTTTCACGGGCtgcattttgtttgttttatattata carries:
- the LOC133864539 gene encoding FCS-Like Zinc finger 17-like, producing MLARVKSPFKLEDKKSISNKESLPVGLRILVQISHGESNILVKSALRSCQRTSQGHHHLQTSKPVESCFLKTCQLCNKKLSPDKDVYMYRGDQGFCSIECRNRQIVLDEAREIETSTKQMLASYRHCCNSDPSETQILLQDLRQRREHRPICCQRNWVIAS